A single window of Gossypium hirsutum isolate 1008001.06 chromosome A10, Gossypium_hirsutum_v2.1, whole genome shotgun sequence DNA harbors:
- the LOC121208505 gene encoding trafficking protein particle complex subunit 4 translates to MKISNSSLANTAEDAQVSPPKPRRSLRLASRGSSSVSVGFVMVDAIAEAEGISINTVNFKAQIGKGTKFFVVCKPGTQHMEALVKVVYELYTDYVLKNPFYEMEMPIRFKLFDINLTQAVQKDRVALLGR, encoded by the exons atgaaaatttcaaattcttCTCTCGCCAATACGGCGGAGGATGCTCAGGTGTCTCCGCCCAAGCCCAGGCGCAGTCTCCGCCTCGCAAGCCGTGGCTCATCGTCAGTCTCG GTGGGTTTTGTGATGGTAGATGCTATAGCTGAGGCTGAAGGGATTTCTATTAACACAGTTAACTTTAAAGCTCAGATTGGAAAag GGACAAAGTTCTTTGTAGTTTGTAAACCTGGGACACAGCACATGGAGGCTCTCGTGAAAGTTGTTTATGAGCTCTACACAGATTATGTTTTGAAGAACCCCTTCTATGAAATGGAGATGCCTATACGATTCAAACTCTTTGACATCAACCTGACACAGGCAGTACAGAAGGATCGTGTTGCGCTTTTGGGGCGATAA